ATTCGGATCAGCATGTTTTCCAGCCCGTGGCTTCGAGGTCCAACATCTCGCCCATGAGAAGAACCATTCCTTGGTTAGTGGCACTTCGTGCTCGTGAAAAACACATTGAAGATTGGTATAAGACTCATGGCAAAGATGCCGGTCCTCCTCCAAGTGACACGTCTTATTCATACTCAGATGTTAAGACAAGAGACGTTGTAGACAAGTCACGCAGCGACTCGTTCACATGTGCTCTGTTACCATTCAAAAGCGATCCGTGGTTCATGGATGCTTATATCAATTCGTCTGGAAGATTGAGAATCGGTCAGATTTTTCAGGATTTAGACGCTCTGGCTGGTGTTATTGCGTATAGACACTGTTCCCCGGCCGAACCAGTTATTGTTACTGCGTCTGTCGACCGTATTTATATGCTCAAGAGACTTGACGATATCTCCAAATGTAATGTCACTTTATCAGGAAGTGTCACTTGGACAGGTCGTAGTTCTATGGAAATCACTATTAAAGCAGCTACTCATACTGAGGATTTTGAGGTGGGCCGTGATCTGACTGAACAGGATATTCGAGACGATGAAGTGTTTCTGACTGCCAATTTCACGTTTGTCGCTCGTGATCCCGAGACCAAGAAATCGTTCCCTATTAATCGTCTTGTACCTCGAACTGAGCAAGAACAAGTGGATTTCGTCCATGCTGAGAAGTTTAATAACCGCAAGAAGCTGGTCGCTTCACAGACCGGACTGAGGTTACAACCTccttctgaagaagagtcTGCTATCATCCATTACATGTGGACTAAACAGAAAGACTACGATTCCGACCCATCGTCGAAACCATCGAATGTCGTTAACATGTCTCAAACCAAAGTGTACTCTACAAGTATCATGCAACCTCAGTACAGAAACAGACATTCATACATGATTTTCGGAGGATATCTTCTTCGACAGACCTTTGAACTGGCCTATGCTTGTGCCTCGTCTTTTGCCCATGAAGCCCCCAGATTCGTCTCCCTCGATTCCACCACTTTCAAGAACCCTGTTCCCGTGGGTTCGGTGTTGTACCTGACAGCCACTGTCGCTTATACCGAGCAAACCACGCGACTGATTAAAACTGACGGTCATGTCAGTGAGCACGTTCCTGGCACACTGATCCAAGTCCGTGTAGACTCGACTGTCCGCAACCTGGAACATGGAACCACCACTGACACCGGCCAGTTCACCTACTCGTACTTCGCAGCCACCAAAGAGGGCCAACAACCACCGTCTCTCCTTCCCCAAACCTATAACGAGATGATGGAATACCTCGAAGGACGTCGCAAAGCCATTGACACCGCCAATTTCTACACAGAAAGACGTCTTGGCGAACTCCAATACGTTGTCTCCGAATAAACTCCTGTACTATCCAAGacaactgcctccggcggctggggctctgccccagaccccgtggctcctctcgctccgctcgagtcgacaGTTTCTACGGGGTGCtcactgcctccggcgggctggggctccgccccagaccccgtggctcctctcgcttcgctcgaatcGGGCTTTCTCCAGCCCcagtcaactcctgcgaagcaggagcaaccagggtctggggcggagccccagccgccggaggcagcacccgtTCGGTGAGACGAGTTTTATTTTAAGGAGCTATTTACTTGGTGGTGTCTTCAGGGGCCTCGAAGACAACGTTGGAGGAGCTGTCGTTGTAGGGGGACTCGACTTCGTCGGAGCCGACGCTGCTGCCTGTGTCGAGTGCGGactcttcgtcgtcttcgacGATGATGCTGGGCATGCCAGGTCGTGGTAGGTTCGACAGCCCGTAGTAGCTGCCGTCTTGGTCGTTGTCTTTGTGTGGAGCCTTCCATCTGCTGAACCCGTTGACGAACGATTTGAACAGCCCGCTGGCGTTTCTTTCTGAGAATCTGCCCATGACTCGCAGTCCTGACTGCTGTCTTGATCGGTATACAAATACAATCACAATCAGAGCAATGATAATCACCACTACCAGAGCCACTGTTCCTGCTCGGTAATAAGCTCGCCAGGTAGCGTCGCTGACGAGTTTTTCCTTCTCAGTGTCTTTGTTGGGGGACAGGTCTGCATCTGCATCAGGGTGAACATTGGTTATAGCTCCTTGGCTGTCCCAGGTAGTGAGACCTGAAAAAACATTGAAAATAAACCGGGTTTGCTCTGGTTGGTCCCATGGCAGCATGTGACTTCCATTATAAACTCGAACATAAGTGAGATTACGGCCAGCGGTGACAGTTCCTCCTGCCACATCGTTGAAAAGCCACTCGTTCTCTGCTTCTGACTTGTCAACGGAATCGTCGAACCCAGTACGACCTCCCCAGGTCATGCTATCTATTAACATCTCATTACCCAAATGGTTACAGATGAAATCCTGATCACCGTTAAACATCATCACATTCACACCATCGTCAATCAACTGAGGAATAATCTGAATAGAAGGAGGCGAGTGTGATGCGGTGAATGCGCCCTGTACGGCACCGCTACATTCGTCCCAGCCATTGACAGACGGCACATTAAGAGCTTTGAGAACATCTGGTCGGCGAAGATAAGGTTTGACACTGGTCAAATCTGGCGGCCAGTTCATTCCACAGCTGGGATAACTGTCAGTCAGACGGACATCATAGATATTGAAACAGTCCTTCTGGTCACTGAAATCACTCAACATGGACTTCGCAATCGTCTCGCATTCTCGCAAATGGACACTATAATTTTCTGAATCCGACAATGCTTGAGCACACTTTTTATGAGCCTCTTCGGCATCATTAGCCATTTTAGTTCCCGATTTTAACAGACCAACACTGTATGAATAAGGTACGTACGACAGGTACTGGTGAATAGGGTCTATCCATCCATTACCAATCATGACACCCTTCAAATTGAACAAATGTTTGCCCTGAGGGTCTTTATAACTGCCTGGCTTGAGTTTCTTGTTCGACTCCACCATCGCACGTGCGATATAGGGAATATACTGACCGGCATACGACTCGCCGGCCAAATACAACTCATTAGTCAAATACTCGGGGAAGATCGCGAAAAATTTCTCCAAAAACGTCAGCACATCATTCGCCATCTCGTCCAGCTCATGAATATAACTGTTGGTATCGGCAGTACTAAACCCGGTTCCCAAAGGCTGGTCAATAAACAGCACATTCGCATATTTATGCCACGAGCCCTCGTTTTCCACCAACTTCTCTCCGCCATCCCTTGCTCGGAACGGGCCAATCTCCATCATAGCACCGTCCATCGACGAGCATCCTGGACCGCCATTGAACCAGATAACCTGTTTTCTGTTAGACCGTGTCTtgggtcctgcctccggcggctggggcgctgccccagaccccgtagctcctgcttcgcaggagatatcCCTGACCAGAGAtgtaacgactcgagcgaagcgagaggagcagtggggtctggggcgcagccccagccgccggaggcacaccggCCACCCGCGTACTCACCGTTTTCTGGCTGCCGACCACGAACTGGTTGGCGACGTGCCAGAAGAACATCGACCCGTGGGTCTCTGGTTTGATGGTAATGTGTCTGGACAGGTGTTAGTCGTGTGGGGAGTGATCAGGAGGGTGGAATACGTACCCAGCATGCATCACAGGGAAGTCTGTTGTCAGTCTGTCGACGCCAGGAAGGTCCCAGACGAAGAAATCGGCCGCTGTATGACCCTCGTCGTTCTCTTGAGCCGTGATTCCCACGGGAAATAATGCGACAATGGCTAAAACCAGCCGGAATACCGACACCAACCAGTGTTGTGAGCCGTTCATGTTACCTGTCTAATGCTATTAAGAGTATAAAGTCGACCAAAGTTGATGAAATGCCGTTCTAATGCTCGCGAGATGTCGACGGTCCTAATTGCCAGATCCGGCCTCGGGTCGCTGAAATATGCCCCGATATCCGACTGCCAGCGGGCCTGGTATTTCCTCTATTAATTGATACAGGCCAAACGGATAGGGATCTCTGTAATTTTCCCTCTATTgactatttttttttgcaacTGACCCTGCCTCGTGACCTCTCGAAATGCGACGTTGACAGTTCAGTTCATGCTGAAATTAGACTATCCATCCCGATCGCAGCTGCATCTCTTATCTGCCGCGTAATCGCCAGCAACGCGCTTGACAACGCCATGCGGCCCTGTCGATCCTGGCGCCggaccctgcctccggcggctggggctctgccccagaccccgtggctcctctcgctgcgctcgagtcgttgtcTGGGGCCGGAGGAacagtctcctgcgaagcaggagctacggggtctggagcagCGCCCCAGAAATGGAAACGTAATAAGTATGAATACATTAAAAATTAAAGAGTAAAGTACAGAGGGGTTAGTCATAAATCATTAAAGGTTGGGTGGTTTTGGTCGTTACAAAAAGGCAAGCTCGCCGGAAAGGCTGTTGTCATTGACGGGTGGATTGTGGTTGCTCTCGCCTTTTTTGGTGAAGTCTACGAGTTTACCGCCAGTGTCACGGCGGGAACTGGTGCGAGCAGTTGAAGCACTGTAGCGGCTGGGGCCGTCAAGAACCTCGGTGTTGTTGTCGCTGTACTCGTCTTCGCTGGCCATGGACACAAAGTCGCTGGATTCGTCTCGTGGTACTTGGTTCCACTTTAATTCGCCTTGTGAGTTGCGGTAGGGTCGAATCACTTCTCCCTCAGAACTGTGAgcctcgtcttcatcctcttcttcgtcgtagTCGTCTCCAGAACTAGCAGTTCGGTAGTCGGTACTCATCGACTCAGAGTCAAGTCCATAGAAGGATGTGGTGCCATCTTTGGGATTGTATGGTCTTCTGCTGGCTCCGCTGGTAGATCGCACTTGCTCTTCTTGTAGCGAGTCTAGGTTGGGCATTGGTGGAGCAGGCTCGGTGTCTCTCTCGCTGTAAGCAATCGAGTTAGATTGGCTGTGGCCTTGTAAGGTGGATGAATGTGAACCAATAGGTTTGAGGATAGTTGAGGAACCATCACTTGGCATGAACGAGTGATGGGGAGTGAGAATGCGCGATTTGGTGGGATCCATGAACGAATCTGGTCGACTGTCTCTTTGACTGCTGCTAATTCCACTGTCTCTGTCAACAAGTCTAACTGTTAAAAGTTCGTCTGTAGAGATAGTAGCCAAAGATCCGAGAGACTGGTGTTCTTGCCATCTCTTGTCTGAAGTATTCGTTTGTCGCCAAGAGTTTCTTGGACGTCCCTCGACTTCGGAGTTGGGACGCTGTTGAACAGAATCGTCACCAGGAAGTGTCAGAGCCTGTCCAACAAAAGGCTGGCTGGCATGCTCAGCACTGGCATTGCTGAAACTTCGGTCTCCAATATGAGTCTCTCCAGAGGATGTAGATGTGTTATTAATATGGTTAGCATCTTGAATAtcctcctcgtcatcatcttcacgGCCACCATCAATACGAAGGAAGTTGAAGGTCGAAGCACGTTGAGGTGAATCTTCCCAttcgttgttgttggtaatGTTGCGAAGTCCAGTAGGAGCAATCTCAGTTTCATTCAGCTTTCCTCCTTTACCCATTTCAGGAGTGTGAACACCTGCTGTGGTGCCAGAAGTTATTGACTTTACGGGATAAACAAGATCACCGGGGTTTTTCTCGATGTCACTCTCAGGAAGAATAGGGTCCGAGATTTGCAACTTAGGTGATGGTGAGCGGCCGTCAGCATtggatctggttcttcttctacaaCAGAGGAACAGAATCAACAGAGCCAGGAGAACACAAACTGGAATAATAACACCACATAAAATAGCAATGGTCTTGTTGGAAACGCCACCGGAATGAGGTGCTGCTGACGCTGCTGtagtagaagcagctgtTGACGAGCTAGCAGTTGCACTGGCAGTGGGAGTCGAGGTAGAAGATGCGCTAGTACTAGACGAATGCACAGGTTTCTTCTCATCCACACCGTTGATAGTAAACGAAGCAGTCTCCGAAGCTCTCTTTTGAAGGTTTTTATCGTTGCTGGCCTTCAGTGTAACGGTAGTCTCGTTGAAAGAATCGGGTACCATACCAGTAAAAGTGTTGTTATCAGAGTTGAAGTTTAGCCAACTCGTCTTAGGATCTTGAGTTACTGACAAAGTGGCATTTTTGTCAAGCAAGAAACTAGAAACATCGTACTTGAAGAACTGACCTCTGGTTGCATTGACTGGGTTCAATGAACTAGAGGAGAAGATCTGTTCGCCATCAGCACCTTGAACTGATACAATCAGCTCATAAGTAACCGAGTCGTCAAACAAGTCATTCATAGTAACACTGATGGTGTATGACTTGCCTGCCGAGTCACTTGGGGCAGTTCCTGATAAAGTTCCATTCGAGCTGTCTAAAGAAATCCATGAATTGGATGAGTTGGAGTTGATGGACACAGAAGAGATGTTCTGCAGACCAGTCAAGCCTTGGCCATCCAAAGTGATGTTACTGAGAGGAATCTCGTATTGGAATGGTTTACCCACTGTAGTGTTGACTTCCTGAGAGACAAAGTCAATAGCAAACTGATGAGCACCAATCAGCAATTGGAAATCAATCTCAGCACTAGCAAAGCCAGAGTAGTCGGTCAGGATCAGAGCGACGCCAAACTCTTCAGCGGGAGCGATTTGTGAGTTGATGGAAGGAGCTGTTCCAGAGAACGTCAGAGTAGACGCATCAAAGTTCATCCAAATCGGAAGAGGGGAATGAGAGCTGGTCAATGCATTGTATGAGATAACTTGACGACTGTCCTGGTAAAGAGGTTGGGGAAACTGGATATTAAAAGGCTGGCCAGGTTTCACCACTACTGAACTACCATCGGCCAAAGGTCCTGATTTCGTAAGAACGGTATCTAGTACATCAGCATTTGATAATTGAGGCTCAGAAGCAGCCGATAGCTGTAATTGACAGGTGGAATTGGTGCTTCCACTGGCATCAGTACCAGTCAGAGTGAAACTGAGCATCTGGTCACCTTGTGAACTAGAAGACGAAGGAGGGGTTCCTGAAAGGGTCCTTGTAGAGTCATCAAAAGCTAGCCATGATGGCAGGCCACTTGCCGAGTAATTTAAGCTGCCATCAGGAGTAACAAATGTGTCTGAAGGGATCTGGTACTGATAAGCTTGTCCATACCTAGCCACAGGAGGTAGCTGGGCGTTGAATGGATATGAGGGATTAGGAGCAGCTGAAACTGCCAGGCTGCTAAGAGCCAGCAGtccaagaaaagaaagtgaCATTCTTGCTCTACTCGGTTAGAATATAAGTACACTGCGCATCCCCTAACAGAATAAGGGGTAATATAAGATATCACCAGTCAATTGCAATCGCGATGCTCAATCCAAATCAATACTTACGAGTTGTGTGAATTAGTCCCAAGTGTTACAGTGAGTGAGTGGATGAGTATCGTGATCTCTAAAACTGTGAAGAGAACGGTGTTCAAAACAGCACTGTGACTTCGATGAAATCAATGACCAGGCACGAATCCAGTATCCAATTAAGATCCCTGTCAACTAAGAAGAGTCAAGTGTTTTAAGTCGATCTGGTTCTTTATGACCTGTAGCCAGtacaagaaaatgataGATACAAGACGACTGGTCGAAAAGAGCGTGGTGAGCGAATTGTGAGCAGTATTAAAGGAAAGGTCAGGTCGTGAGACACAcactggtgaagaagagaaaataaaaataaaaaagattAAGAGGCAAAAAGAAGTTAAACaacaaatagaaaaaacaaaacgAGTGAAAGCAATTTGGTCTAGAAAAACTAAGTTAATTTTGCAACACGAACAAACGAAtactatatatatatgtggatatatatagataaaAGGGCCTATTCAGGCAGCCAGAGTTTAAAACCTGCGCATATTGAACGTAGGGGTAAACTCTAAATTCTTTTCCAGACGTTAGGCGAGTCGGCATGACACTGCGTTACAGGCCCAAGATCCCAATCAAGGGGTAATTTTATGTTGCAGGTCTGTGCGTTAGATCCTAGCCAGGGGGTCTCTACGACCCCAATTGGGAGGTGAGGTACGTCTAATTTAGCCCCAACCAGTAGCCGACGCCGTAGATCATACAGGATGATACGACCGGCTGCCGATCGTCCAACCGTCTAAAGCTGCCTGCTCACTCTCCAGACCACTCTAAACAAGCCCAAAAAACAGGTCACTAAACACTCTCACCCACCTCAAACCTGTATCTGTACCCGACCCGAACAGTCTTGGCGCCGAATTCTGGCCTTTATACCACGTAATCACTTACCAACCAGCCCACTCTCTCTGttcactgctgctgttgctatATAAGAGCACCAGTCGCTACAGttgtcgttgttgttgttttctgcCGCGAGAATTCGCAATGTCTCGCAGCGTGGGCTGGcggacatgcctccggcggctggggctccgccccagaccctggttgctcctgcttcgcaggagactgctggcCGACTGGGACCCCGAtgcaccgactcgagcgcagcgagaggagccatggggtctggggcagagccccagccgccggaggcctGGGTGGCTGGTCCAAGTGGGCCCCAGAAGTTCACGAACCTGTGAAGTAGTGGACTGGTCTGGACGCAGGAGACATTCTAATCTAATTTATGCACAGACTATTCAGACATATATACCGTATAGGGACGGGATTTACTGCGTGGTGCGTCGAAGCGTCGATCGTATGCAGACGGTGTTCAGGGTTGTCTCGACTGTCTCGAGACCGCTGGTGGCTATCAGGGCCGTCTGGAAAGTGTAATCGGTACCCCTCCGCTCCATACATCGGGATCGTCACTTTTGACAGCtgccccaccacccccttCCATCGGACAATCGGTCGCTCTCCGCAGGAGGCTCATTTCTATCCTGCAATCGCCGtcgtcctcctcctcctcgtcatcgtcgttgTTTTTTGGTTTACGCcgtatcagcagcagcagcagtgtgTGATTCGGAGTACGTCCGTTTGCCGACTATATCCCGTATAAACTCGGGTCTTTGTCTCAGAGACTGGATCGCTTCGTCATCGCTCGATTGCTCGGCCgcgctgctggtgccagaCACGCGTCGCGTAATTAGTATCCCATTAATCTAACCTTAATTAAAGTAGCTTATTCATTAACTAACCTCCACACGCCATTTGATAACCCTGTTCACTGGTCGCAACAGCCGCAGCCAACGCGCTTCCTCGAGGCGGTTTACTCTGGTGGGTCCGTCTGCGTTCGGTCCCGGGGTGCTTTTTTCTGGGGGTatttttgcctccggcggctgggctccgcccagacccgttgctcgcttcgctcgttttTTCGGCGGGTCCCGTTTGGCTGTGTTTGTGACTGAATGTCTCGGCTGGAGTTCAGTGGGTGATAGCGTCGATCTCGTACTTAGAGGCCTCACATGCAGATTCGTCCTCTCACGGCGACCTCGAGCCACAGTCCGTTAAACGAGATTTATCTTCTAAATTCGAACTGGCTACTCGCTTTCGTCTTCCTCGTTTTCCTGTAAAAACAACGCATACttccttttttttgataattgtCTTCTGCAATCCACCCCCaaaactcaggggtaaatGACCATACACACCCAGACACCTCTCGTTCCTGCTCAACCAGTGGTCCCAACAACCCAGCTGTCTCAAACACGCGGTAGCTGCCGCAGTCACGAGACATTTTTGTGAACCTAAGTCCTCTTTCGGCTCGCGTGACCCTGGAGACCCTGGCGGTGGGCCCtgcatgcctccggcggctggggctgcgccccagaccccctggctcctctcgctgcgctcgagtcgtctccCGGGGGGGTCCCAtgtaactcctgcgaagcaggagctacggggtctggggcagagccccagccgccggaggcagacaggCCCcgatgcagggtccagcaCACTGCAGGGTTGTATGGCTGTGGTTCGTTGCCGGTTCGTACAATTGAGAGAGTGGAGTTGGCTGTGACGGCGATGTGGCTCGTATCTTTATCGTcgagtttttgtttttgtttttttgttaggGCTGTAGCAGTCTCCAAGCAGTtaacaccaccactggaTACATACTCCTGCCCTCCTGGCTAAATATTACGCTCAAAGAGGAAGATTCTAGAAGATTCTAGTTAGCAGTGAAGTACCGGTCAACTGTGTCagctaattttttttttttttgacgaGAGGCTCCTAAGGATACGACTGGTACACAGTAGACTCGTATACCAGGGAGTCTCCAGGATTAAATACGTGTCAGAGACAGCAGTGAATCCACCAGTTGAACTTTATCAAGGCCTGCTGCTCTCTGAAACTCGTAAAACAAGTAACATTGTCTTTTCAGACGGTCCTAGCCACtctcgcgaagcgagagccccgggtctgggcgaagcccagccgccggaggcaggtcccgTCCCCTGAAGATCGGTGCTGTACGTGAGGTTAACGCTGCTTGGCATGCGTGAGCAACGGCTGTGGTCTCGAATTGGCTGTGCTACTGAGAAGAGGCGGTTAGATCCCCCTGATGCCGTTGTGGGTTATTCTTTTGGGAGGAGCAGGTTTGTAAAGGGGCTGCAGGAGGGTAGCTTAGAGGAATGGCAGCGTGGTTCCGAGTTTCCTCCCAACTGTCGGGTAACGCAGACGCTACTAGTACTGTGGATGGATGATGACGTTGTAAGTTCTGTAGACAGGAGGTGGAGATCATGCAACAGCCAG
The Sugiyamaella lignohabitans strain CBS 10342 chromosome A, complete sequence genome window above contains:
- the KEX1 gene encoding Kex1p (Cell death protease essential for hypochlorite-induced apoptosis; involved in the processing of killer toxin and alpha factor precursor; cleaves Lys and Arg residues from the C-terminus of peptides and proteins; GO_component: GO:0005794 - Golgi apparatus [Evidence IEA,IEA]; GO_component: GO:0016021 - integral component of membrane [Evidence IEA]; GO_component: GO:0016020 - membrane [Evidence IEA]; GO_component: GO:0005802 - trans-Golgi network [Evidence IDA] [PMID 8308064]; GO_function: GO:0004180 - carboxypeptidase activity [Evidence IEA]; GO_function: GO:0016787 - hydrolase activity [Evidence IEA]; GO_function: GO:0008233 - peptidase activity [Evidence IEA]; GO_function: GO:0004185 - serine-type carboxypeptidase activity [Evidence IEA]; GO_function: GO:0004185 - serine-type carboxypeptidase activity [Evidence TAS] [PMID 8308064]; GO_process: GO:0006915 - apoptotic process [Evidence IEA]; GO_process: GO:0006915 - apoptotic process [Evidence IMP] [PMID 23656787]; GO_process: GO:0006508 - proteolysis [Evidence IEA,IEA]), producing MDGAMMEIGPFRARDGGEKLVENEGSWHKYANVLFIDQPLGTGFSTADTNSYIHELDEMANDVLTFLEKFFAIFPEYLTNELYLAGESYAGQYIPYIARAMVESNKKLKPGSYKDPQGKHLFNLKGVMIGNGWIDPIHQYLSYVPYSYSVGLLKSGTKMANDAEEAHKKCAQALSDSENYSVHLRECETIAKSMLSDFSDQKDCFNIYDVRLTDSYPSCGMNWPPDLTSVKPYLRRPDVLKALNVPSVNGWDECSGAVQGAFTASHSPPSIQIIPQLIDDGVNVMMFNGDQDFICNHLGNEMLIDSMTWGGRTGFDDSVDKSEAENEWLFNDVAGGTVTAGRNLTYVRVYNGSHMLPWDQPEQTRFIFNVFSGLTTWDSQGAITNVHPDADADLSPNKDTEKEKLVSDATWRAYYRAGTVALVVVIIIALIVIVFVYRSRQQSGLRVMGRFSERNASGLFKSFVNGFSRWKAPHKDNDQDGSYYGLSNLPRPGMPSIIVEDDEESALDTGSSVGSDEVESPYNDSSSNVVFEAPEDTTK
- the AXL2 gene encoding Axl2p (Integral plasma membrane protein; required for axial budding in haploid cells; localizes to the incipient bud site and bud neck; glycosylated by Pmt4p; potential Cdc28p substrate; GO_component: GO:0005935 - cellular bud neck [Evidence IDA] [PMID 15282802]; GO_component: GO:0016021 - integral component of membrane [Evidence IEA]; GO_component: GO:0005887 - integral component of plasma membrane [Evidence IDA] [PMID 8846915]; GO_component: GO:0016020 - membrane [Evidence IEA,IEA]; GO_component: GO:0005886 - plasma membrane [Evidence IEA,IEA]; GO_component: GO:0005940 - septin ring [Evidence IDA] [PMID 8846915]; GO_function: GO:0005509 - calcium ion binding [Evidence IEA]; GO_function: GO:0003674 - molecular_function [Evidence ND]; GO_process: GO:0007120 - axial cellular bud site selection [Evidence IMP] [PMID 8846915]), giving the protein MSLSFLGLLALSSLAVSAAPNPSYPFNAQLPPVARYGQAYQYQIPSDTFVTPDGSLNYSASGLPSWLAFDDSTRTLSGTPPSSSSSQGDQMLSFTLTGTDASGSTNSTCQLQLSAASEPQLSNADVLDTVLTKSGPLADGSSVVVKPGQPFNIQFPQPLYQDSRQVISYNALTSSHSPLPIWMNFDASTLTFSGTAPSINSQIAPAEEFGVALILTDYSGFASAEIDFQLLIGAHQFAIDFVSQEVNTTVGKPFQYEIPLSNITLDGQGLTGLQNISSVSINSNSSNSWISLDSSNGTLSGTAPSDSAGKSYTISVTMNDLFDDSVTYELIVSVQGADGEQIFSSSSLNPVNATRGQFFKYDVSSFLLDKNATLSVTQDPKTSWLNFNSDNNTFTGMVPDSFNETTVTLKASNDKNLQKRASETASFTINGVDEKKPVHSSSTSASSTSTPTASATASSSTAASTTAASAAPHSGGVSNKTIAILCGVIIPVCVLLALLILFLCCRRRTRSNADGRSPSPKLQISDPILPESDIEKNPGDLVYPVKSITSGTTAGVHTPEMGKGGKLNETEIAPTGLRNITNNNEWEDSPQRASTFNFLRIDGGREDDDEEDIQDANHINNTSTSSGETHIGDRSFSNASAEHASQPFVGQALTLPGDDSVQQRPNSEVEGRPRNSWRQTNTSDKRWQEHQSLGSLATISTDELLTVRLVDRDSGISSSQRDSRPDSFMDPTKSRILTPHHSFMPSDGSSTILKPIGSHSSTLQGHSQSNSIAYSERDTEPAPPMPNLDSLQEEQVRSTSGASRRPYNPKDGTTSFYGLDSESMSTDYRTASSGDDYDEEEDEDEAHSSEGEVIRPYRNSQGELKWNQVPRDESSDFVSMASEDEYSDNNTEVLDGPSRYSASTARTSSRRDTGGKLVDFTKKGESNHNPPVNDNSLSGELAFL